The Saccharothrix variisporea genome has a segment encoding these proteins:
- a CDS encoding CbiQ family ECF transporter T component encodes MSRAVHPGAWWLWALGLAAVASRATNPVVLGLVIAVAGFVAVTCRQDTPWADSYGVFFKFGLAVLGIRVLFHVVLGGVDGPTVLLDLPEVPLPDWARGIRLGGPLTAEGLVFALCQGLQLATLLCCVGAANALANAKRLLRSLPAALYEVSVAVVVAMTVAPQLVAGARSVRRARALRGDVVRGVRAVKLLLVPVLEDAFERSLVLAAAMDSRGYGRNAGLPTRTRVLTGFLVLGGLLGLCIGAYALLDTGTFGVWMLAAGVVLSAAGLWTGSRRVRRSRYRPDTWGLREAVVVASGLVAAVMAFLGPDLVMPTVPLTAPDLPLLPALGLLCALAPVLIADRKRT; translated from the coding sequence GTGAGTCGGGCGGTGCACCCGGGCGCGTGGTGGTTGTGGGCGTTGGGGTTGGCGGCGGTGGCCAGTCGCGCGACCAACCCCGTCGTGCTCGGGCTGGTCATCGCGGTCGCGGGGTTCGTCGCGGTCACCTGCCGCCAGGACACGCCGTGGGCCGACTCCTACGGCGTGTTCTTCAAGTTCGGGTTGGCCGTGCTCGGCATCCGGGTGCTGTTCCACGTCGTCCTGGGCGGGGTGGACGGGCCGACCGTGCTGCTCGACCTGCCCGAGGTGCCGCTGCCGGACTGGGCGCGCGGGATCCGGCTCGGCGGACCGCTGACCGCCGAAGGGCTGGTGTTCGCGCTGTGCCAGGGACTCCAGCTGGCGACCCTGCTGTGCTGCGTCGGCGCGGCCAACGCGCTCGCCAACGCCAAGCGGCTGCTGCGGTCGCTGCCCGCCGCGCTCTACGAGGTCAGCGTGGCCGTCGTGGTGGCCATGACGGTCGCGCCCCAGCTCGTGGCCGGCGCCCGGTCGGTGCGGCGGGCGCGGGCGTTGCGCGGTGACGTCGTGCGCGGGGTGCGGGCGGTGAAACTGCTGCTGGTGCCGGTGCTGGAGGACGCGTTCGAGCGCTCGCTGGTGCTGGCGGCGGCCATGGACTCGCGCGGCTACGGCCGCAACGCCGGCCTGCCGACCCGCACCCGCGTGCTGACCGGGTTCCTGGTGCTGGGCGGGTTGCTCGGGCTGTGCATCGGCGCGTACGCGTTGCTGGACACCGGCACGTTCGGCGTCTGGATGTTGGCGGCGGGCGTGGTGCTGTCGGCGGCCGGGTTGTGGACCGGGTCGCGGCGCGTGCGGCGCAGCCGGTACCGGCCCGACACGTGGGGGCTGAGGGAGGCGGTGGTCGTGGCGTCCGGGCTGGTCGCGGCGGTGATGGCGTTCCTCGGTCCGGACCTGGTGATGCCGACGGTCCCGCTGACCGCGCCGGACCTGCCGCTGCTGCCCGCGCTGGGCCTGCTGTGCGCGCTCGCGCCCGTGCTGATCGCCGATCGGAAGAGGACATGA
- a CDS encoding ABC transporter ATP-binding protein, which translates to MIRFEDVSVTYPGADRPVLSGVDLEVPEGELCLVVGRTGAGKSTLLRAVNGLVPHFTGGVLDGRVLVDGRDTRTHPPRELADVVGLVGQDPQAGFVTDSVEEELAYSMESLGLPNPVMRKRVEETLDLLGLADLRHRPLATLSGGQQQRVAVGAALTAHPRVLVLDEPTSALDPGAAEDVLAALHRLVHDLGMTVLIAEHRLERVAQYADRVVWLSSDGVVAGDPGPVLASAPVAPPVVRLGQLAGWEPVPVSIRDARRRAGSLRSSLGAAPVVVRSVGDLVLRASDVRVRYGSVEAVRGVSLEVGAGERVALMGRNGSGKSSLLWALQGTGKRSGGAVSVDGVDPAGIKPGPRRAAVGLVPQQPGDLLYLHSVGEECRQADRESSRPAGTCRALLDRLAPGVPDDRHPRDLSEGQRLALALAVALTPSPRVVLLDEPTRGLDYPAKTRLAAGLASLADEGHAVVLATHDVEFVAEYATRVVVLADGEVVADGPTGEVVTASPTFSPQVAKVLAPEPWLTVDQVARAWVGR; encoded by the coding sequence ATGATCCGGTTCGAGGACGTCTCCGTCACCTACCCCGGCGCCGACCGCCCGGTGCTGTCCGGGGTGGACCTGGAGGTGCCGGAGGGCGAGCTGTGCCTGGTCGTCGGCCGGACCGGGGCGGGCAAGTCGACGCTGCTGCGCGCGGTCAACGGGCTGGTCCCCCACTTCACCGGCGGCGTGCTCGACGGCCGGGTCCTGGTCGACGGCCGCGACACCCGCACCCACCCGCCGCGCGAGCTGGCCGACGTGGTGGGCCTGGTCGGGCAGGACCCGCAGGCCGGGTTCGTCACCGACTCGGTCGAGGAGGAGCTGGCGTACTCGATGGAGTCGCTGGGCCTGCCCAACCCGGTGATGCGCAAGCGCGTCGAGGAGACCCTGGACCTGCTGGGCTTGGCCGACCTGCGCCACCGGCCGCTGGCCACGCTGTCCGGCGGCCAGCAGCAACGGGTCGCCGTGGGGGCCGCGCTCACCGCCCACCCGCGCGTGCTGGTGCTGGACGAACCGACGTCCGCGCTGGACCCGGGCGCGGCGGAGGACGTGCTGGCCGCCCTGCACCGGCTGGTGCACGACCTGGGCATGACCGTCTTGATCGCCGAGCACCGGCTGGAACGCGTGGCCCAGTACGCCGACCGCGTGGTGTGGCTGTCCTCGGACGGGGTGGTCGCCGGCGACCCGGGTCCGGTGCTGGCCTCCGCGCCTGTCGCGCCGCCCGTGGTGAGGTTGGGGCAGTTGGCCGGGTGGGAGCCCGTGCCCGTGTCCATCCGGGACGCCCGGCGGCGGGCGGGGTCGCTGCGGTCGTCGTTGGGTGCCGCGCCGGTTGTCGTGCGGTCGGTGGGTGACCTGGTGCTGCGGGCGTCGGACGTCCGGGTGCGGTACGGGTCCGTCGAGGCCGTGCGGGGCGTGTCGCTGGAGGTCGGCGCGGGCGAACGGGTGGCGTTGATGGGGCGCAACGGGTCGGGCAAGTCGAGCTTGCTGTGGGCGTTGCAGGGGACGGGGAAGCGGTCCGGGGGTGCGGTGTCGGTCGACGGTGTCGACCCGGCCGGGATCAAGCCCGGACCCCGGCGGGCGGCGGTCGGGTTGGTGCCGCAGCAGCCCGGTGACCTGCTGTACCTGCACAGCGTCGGCGAGGAGTGCCGGCAGGCCGACCGCGAGTCGTCGCGCCCCGCCGGGACGTGCCGGGCGTTGCTGGACCGGTTGGCCCCCGGCGTCCCCGATGACCGGCACCCGCGGGACCTGTCCGAGGGGCAGCGGCTGGCGTTGGCGCTCGCCGTGGCGTTGACCCCGTCGCCTCGGGTGGTGTTGCTGGACGAGCCGACGCGCGGCCTGGACTACCCGGCCAAGACGCGCCTGGCGGCGGGGTTGGCATCGCTGGCGGACGAGGGGCACGCGGTGGTGCTGGCCACCCACGACGTCGAGTTCGTCGCCGAGTACGCGACCCGGGTGGTGGTGCTCGCGGACGGCGAGGTGGTCGCCGACGGGCCGACCGGCGAGGTGGTCACGGCGTCGCCGACGTTCTCGCCGCAGGTGGCGAAGGTGTTGGCACCGGAGCCTTGGCTGACGGTGGACCAGGTGGCGCGGGCGTGGGTGGGGCGATGA
- a CDS encoding prenyltransferase/squalene oxidase repeat-containing protein, translating into MSIGRTATAVAAVALSVLVATPAAAQPTTTSAAEAGAGWLARQLVDGERFEVDYGGKLYPDHGGTIDAVLAFAAAGVAEDNALKATAWLAEPEVLPGYIGDPKDSAYAGSYAKLALTAQVRGEDPTAFGGVDLIAGLESLMGASGRFSDKSPYPGDYSNGFSQSFAVLALERHGTAPKAAVDYLAGTACPTGGFPLDLEQATCVAQVDATAMAVQALIAAGRTAEADDAVEWLVEQQQADGGFIDVLQKGEAGTTTNANTTGLAAQALRVAGSTAAADKAVGYLKSLQVGCGAEQAGAIAYDAKGFSPANATRATSQAVLGLVGTGFATLSSSGAKAAAPVLDCPATTTTVATPTTSEEPAAGPQAQQPEVLARTGVPVAPALWLGTLLVLAGALALVLGRRRYAPQAASARR; encoded by the coding sequence ATGTCGATCGGACGGACCGCCACCGCCGTCGCCGCCGTCGCGCTGTCGGTGCTCGTGGCCACCCCCGCCGCAGCGCAACCCACCACCACCTCCGCCGCGGAAGCCGGTGCCGGGTGGCTGGCCCGCCAGTTGGTGGACGGCGAGCGGTTCGAGGTCGACTACGGCGGCAAGCTCTACCCCGACCACGGCGGCACGATCGACGCCGTCCTGGCCTTCGCCGCCGCCGGCGTCGCCGAGGACAACGCGCTCAAGGCCACCGCGTGGCTGGCCGAGCCCGAGGTGCTGCCCGGCTACATCGGCGACCCCAAGGACTCCGCCTACGCCGGCTCCTACGCCAAGCTCGCGCTCACCGCGCAGGTCCGGGGCGAGGACCCGACCGCGTTCGGCGGGGTGGACCTGATCGCGGGCCTCGAGTCGCTGATGGGCGCGTCCGGTCGGTTCTCCGACAAGTCGCCCTACCCCGGCGACTACAGCAACGGCTTCAGCCAGTCCTTCGCCGTCCTGGCGCTGGAGCGGCACGGCACCGCGCCGAAGGCCGCCGTGGACTACCTGGCCGGCACCGCGTGCCCGACCGGCGGGTTCCCGCTGGACCTGGAGCAGGCCACGTGCGTGGCGCAGGTCGACGCGACCGCGATGGCCGTCCAGGCGCTGATCGCCGCCGGCCGCACGGCCGAGGCGGATGACGCCGTCGAGTGGCTGGTCGAGCAGCAGCAGGCCGATGGCGGGTTCATCGACGTGCTGCAGAAGGGCGAGGCGGGCACCACCACCAACGCCAACACCACCGGCCTGGCCGCGCAGGCGCTGCGCGTCGCGGGTTCGACGGCCGCCGCCGACAAGGCGGTGGGTTACCTGAAGTCGCTCCAGGTCGGCTGCGGCGCCGAGCAGGCGGGCGCCATCGCCTACGACGCCAAGGGCTTCTCCCCCGCCAACGCCACCCGCGCCACCTCGCAGGCCGTGCTGGGCCTGGTGGGCACCGGGTTCGCGACGCTGTCGTCCTCCGGCGCGAAGGCCGCCGCGCCCGTCCTGGACTGCCCCGCGACGACGACCACCGTTGCCACGCCGACCACGTCCGAGGAGCCGGCCGCCGGTCCGCAGGCCCAGCAGCCGGAGGTGCTGGCGCGCACCGGCGTGCCCGTCGCTCCCGCGCTGTGGCTGGGGACGCTGCTGGTCCTGGCGGGTGCGCTGGCCCTGGTGCTGGGCCGTCGCCGGTACGCCCCGCAGGCCGCTTCGGCGCGCCGATGA